One region of Pyramidobacter piscolens W5455 genomic DNA includes:
- a CDS encoding L,D-transpeptidase encodes MYGRAKGNFLVLSGLAVAFFVGLVSLGAWELRGGTEEPPKPQIVGSAFKPAIVGPELHSEKVDAAVVAKNVGANKGVRDDVEPPRHADAPAPAAIARSGEKGRWIYIDKAGFRLYLAEGNKVIDSWGVALGKVTGNKAKAGDMRTPEGNFSVQQIQDASSWTHDFKDGKGVIKNAYGPWFIRLKTGWKGIGIHGTHDPDSIGTLASEGCIRMRNEDLQKLKPLVAKGMKVVIASNAAGDKEDAKGAKGASEKGAKEKNSLKSGKKK; translated from the coding sequence ATGTACGGAAGAGCGAAAGGAAATTTTCTCGTCCTGTCCGGTCTGGCGGTCGCGTTTTTTGTAGGACTGGTTTCTCTCGGCGCGTGGGAACTGCGCGGTGGCACGGAAGAACCTCCCAAGCCGCAGATCGTCGGCAGTGCGTTTAAACCGGCCATCGTCGGCCCGGAACTTCACAGCGAAAAAGTGGATGCCGCCGTCGTCGCGAAAAACGTCGGAGCCAATAAAGGCGTCAGGGACGACGTCGAGCCGCCCCGCCATGCGGACGCCCCCGCCCCGGCCGCCATCGCCCGCAGCGGCGAAAAAGGACGCTGGATCTACATCGACAAGGCCGGTTTCAGGCTGTACCTTGCCGAGGGCAACAAAGTGATCGACTCATGGGGTGTCGCCTTGGGCAAGGTGACAGGCAACAAAGCGAAAGCCGGCGACATGCGCACGCCCGAGGGCAACTTCTCCGTGCAACAGATTCAGGACGCCAGCAGCTGGACCCATGATTTCAAAGACGGCAAAGGCGTCATCAAAAACGCCTACGGTCCGTGGTTTATCCGCCTCAAGACCGGCTGGAAGGGGATCGGCATCCACGGCACGCACGATCCCGACTCGATCGGCACGCTGGCCAGCGAAGGCTGTATCCGTATGAGAAACGAGGACCTGCAAAAACTCAAGCCGCTGGTCGCGAAAGGGATGAAAGTCGTCATCGCTTCCAACGCCGCTGGGGACAAGGAAGACGCGAAAGGCGCGAAAGGCGCGTCCGAAAAGGGCGCGAAGGAAAAAAACAGTCTGAAGAGCGGGAAGAAGAAATAA
- a CDS encoding tyrosine-type recombinase/integrase gives MLTNTAIAKAAAKEKDYMLFDGDGLYLRISTKGKKKWLIRSFVGGRERKVVIGEYPVMSLQEARRERDDRKMKARTGVSIRNKTVTFGDVFARWLKKKEKAVSPDHYKIIKRRIEMYLLPYLANRPVADISRPELLEVLQHPIERGLIDTARRTGALARSILDAAADKGEVALNIAADLSRSLPEWEVRNFKSAFDPREVRRLLLAIDCYPRQIVRYALRMVSYTFVRRSELRRATWAEIHEDEWHIPVVHAKKKRIQIVPLSRQALEILDAMRRIAQIRWKGQPFEDKPIFPSTRNTPSGSPYMGISAMEVALKWLVAHVPAPDTPPLIDLHGFRHMASTLLHEHHWDHEAIERQLSHLKRDKTEATYDKSKLLPLRRRMMQWWADYLDAVKEGRVDLEDVEFVK, from the coding sequence ATGTTGACGAACACGGCGATTGCCAAAGCTGCGGCGAAGGAAAAAGACTACATGCTTTTCGACGGCGACGGGCTGTATCTGAGGATCAGCACGAAGGGAAAAAAGAAATGGTTGATCCGTTCGTTCGTTGGCGGCAGGGAGCGCAAGGTCGTCATCGGCGAGTATCCCGTCATGTCGCTGCAGGAAGCGCGGCGCGAGCGCGACGACCGCAAGATGAAGGCGCGCACCGGCGTGTCGATTCGCAACAAGACGGTGACTTTCGGCGACGTCTTCGCGCGCTGGCTGAAGAAGAAAGAGAAGGCGGTATCTCCCGACCATTACAAGATCATCAAGCGTCGTATCGAGATGTATCTGCTGCCGTATTTGGCCAACAGGCCGGTGGCGGACATATCGCGGCCCGAACTGCTGGAGGTTCTGCAGCACCCCATCGAGCGCGGGCTGATCGACACGGCGCGGCGCACGGGGGCGCTGGCGCGGTCGATTCTCGACGCGGCCGCCGATAAGGGGGAAGTCGCTCTCAACATCGCCGCCGATCTGAGCCGTTCCCTCCCCGAATGGGAGGTGCGGAACTTCAAATCCGCGTTCGACCCGCGCGAGGTGCGCCGGCTTTTGCTGGCGATCGACTGCTATCCGCGTCAGATCGTGCGGTACGCCCTTAGGATGGTCAGTTATACCTTCGTGAGAAGATCGGAGCTTCGCAGGGCCACCTGGGCGGAGATTCACGAGGACGAATGGCACATTCCCGTCGTGCACGCCAAGAAAAAACGCATCCAGATCGTGCCTCTTTCGCGCCAGGCGCTGGAGATTTTGGACGCCATGCGCCGCATCGCGCAGATTCGCTGGAAGGGGCAGCCGTTCGAGGACAAGCCGATCTTTCCTTCGACGCGGAACACGCCGAGTGGCTCGCCGTATATGGGGATTTCGGCCATGGAGGTCGCGCTGAAATGGCTGGTCGCGCACGTGCCCGCGCCCGACACGCCGCCGCTGATCGACTTACACGGGTTCCGCCATATGGCCAGCACGCTGCTGCACGAGCATCACTGGGACCACGAGGCCATCGAGCGTCAGCTGTCGCATCTCAAGCGCGACAAGACCGAGGCGACGTACGACAAAAGCAAGCTGTTGCCGCTGCGTCGTCGGATGATGCAGTGGTGGGCCGACTATCTGGACGCCGTTAAAGAGGGGCGCGTGGATTTAGAAGATGTCGAATTTGTGAAATAA
- a CDS encoding DNA adenine methylase, with protein sequence MPFYTPLRYPGGKRKLAQFLELLIKANKLEGCTYVEPYAGGAGLALHLLFNQLANKIIINDIDKSVFAFWYSVLRYPDELCRMIHDTPVTMDVWYAQKAVHLDADKFSLLELGFSTFFLNRTNRSGILSAGVIGGKAQNGRWKLDARFKKDELIARIQAIAERGNQIELYEDDAIQLLERMEPRLRKHPALFYLDPPYYHKGSMLYQNFYEPEDHENVARRVEKLSSPWLVSYDNAQPINALYSQYRSMTYSLNYTAHRKVMGDEFMAFSDHLQLPENLLSGTMKISPMHNIQFKESA encoded by the coding sequence ATGCCGTTCTATACTCCATTGCGCTACCCCGGAGGTAAAAGAAAACTCGCTCAGTTCCTTGAGCTTCTTATCAAAGCCAATAAACTTGAAGGGTGCACTTACGTTGAACCTTACGCCGGTGGCGCAGGGCTAGCATTGCACCTTCTCTTCAATCAACTGGCCAATAAGATCATCATCAACGACATCGACAAATCCGTTTTCGCCTTCTGGTATTCCGTACTGCGCTATCCTGACGAGTTGTGCCGGATGATTCATGACACTCCAGTGACTATGGATGTCTGGTATGCACAGAAAGCCGTTCATCTCGACGCAGATAAGTTTTCTCTTTTGGAACTCGGCTTCTCCACCTTTTTTCTGAACCGGACAAACCGTTCCGGAATTTTAAGCGCCGGTGTGATCGGCGGCAAAGCACAGAACGGCCGCTGGAAATTGGACGCTCGCTTTAAGAAAGACGAGTTGATTGCGCGCATTCAGGCAATCGCTGAGCGCGGCAACCAAATAGAGCTTTATGAAGATGATGCGATTCAGCTTTTGGAACGAATGGAGCCCAGGCTTCGCAAGCACCCTGCTCTTTTCTACCTCGACCCCCCCTACTACCATAAAGGATCGATGTTATATCAGAATTTCTACGAGCCAGAAGATCACGAGAACGTTGCCCGCAGAGTAGAAAAACTCAGTTCCCCGTGGCTGGTATCCTATGACAACGCCCAACCAATCAATGCTCTGTACTCTCAGTACCGCTCAATGACCTATTCTTTAAATTACACTGCCCACCGAAAGGTCATGGGAGATGAGTTTATGGCCTTTTCAGATCATCTGCAGCTCCCTGAGAATTTACTGAGCGGAACAATGAAAATATCTCCAATGCACAACATACAGTTCAAAGAATCGGCATAA
- a CDS encoding AAA family ATPase, with protein sequence MPTSLHKLHIKKFRIFEDKTFHFGKYVTAIAGQNGVGKSNILGLVANCIQYKKKGQRKESFFSPKQFRAEFHELFKGSAEHDRSGSGLMRFTFSDGDTRECRITWQKIHSKDASQENIQGDASPDTKDDQQKRFRIIPYRDIPGARRTHTKKEMAPIYLGLSRLYPVGESSHCSAVGLQHENPEATQWIVDQALQILSVPIGTNSSVEMDSVKISDVKRKTGVGFKADTYDALANSAGQDNIGQILLAIWKIKALKEDLGDDFPGAILLIDEFDATLHPASQRKLLDLLIREAKKAEFQTVFTTHSLYLLNLLSGRVEHNAKGSEDVNDIEINYLTTANGSLECLRNPAFSVIGNDLKEQLAKYPQRIKIYTEDNEARWFLRHLLEKLTLSERVQILDDVEMSCTYAEKLLKADRTYFQNVLFILDGDAGRESKVRIDNFVYLPGTVRPESVFMDFLCDADQAAEFCSQTGAFESGYTVRNFASKRHEITLKSQNSDKKERDFYKEWFEENIQSFNELNLFEYWCKANSSLVDDFRKKFKDAFNHIAKRLRIKFIS encoded by the coding sequence GTGCCAACTTCACTTCATAAGCTCCATATCAAAAAATTTAGGATTTTTGAAGACAAGACCTTCCATTTTGGTAAATACGTCACGGCGATTGCGGGGCAAAATGGAGTGGGAAAATCAAATATTCTCGGACTTGTTGCCAACTGCATTCAGTACAAGAAGAAAGGTCAACGTAAAGAATCTTTTTTTTCGCCTAAACAATTTCGTGCAGAATTCCATGAGCTTTTTAAAGGGAGCGCTGAACATGATCGGAGCGGCTCAGGATTGATGCGGTTCACATTTAGCGATGGCGATACAAGGGAATGCAGAATTACCTGGCAAAAAATCCACAGCAAAGACGCTTCCCAAGAGAATATTCAAGGTGACGCTAGTCCCGATACAAAAGATGATCAACAGAAGCGTTTTCGCATCATCCCATACCGGGATATCCCTGGAGCCAGGCGAACTCATACCAAGAAAGAAATGGCGCCAATTTATCTTGGCCTATCGCGTCTATACCCTGTGGGAGAATCTTCTCATTGCTCTGCCGTAGGGTTACAGCATGAAAATCCTGAAGCGACACAATGGATTGTTGATCAAGCGTTGCAAATTCTATCTGTCCCTATTGGTACGAACAGTTCCGTTGAGATGGACAGCGTTAAAATATCAGATGTAAAACGAAAAACGGGAGTTGGTTTTAAAGCGGATACCTATGATGCGCTCGCAAACTCCGCGGGACAGGACAATATCGGTCAAATCCTCTTGGCAATCTGGAAAATCAAAGCGCTGAAGGAAGATTTGGGGGATGATTTTCCTGGAGCCATTTTATTGATAGATGAATTTGACGCAACGCTACATCCAGCATCGCAGCGGAAACTCCTTGATCTGCTGATCCGCGAAGCCAAAAAGGCAGAGTTTCAAACTGTCTTCACGACTCACAGTTTATATCTTCTCAATCTCCTTTCAGGGAGAGTTGAGCATAATGCAAAGGGTTCAGAGGATGTCAATGATATTGAAATTAACTATCTGACGACAGCCAACGGATCTTTGGAGTGCTTGCGTAATCCTGCATTTTCGGTTATCGGAAACGATCTCAAGGAACAATTAGCTAAATACCCACAAAGAATAAAAATCTATACCGAAGATAATGAAGCACGCTGGTTTTTACGTCATCTCTTAGAAAAACTCACTCTTTCTGAAAGGGTTCAAATTCTAGACGACGTCGAAATGAGTTGTACTTATGCTGAAAAGCTTCTGAAAGCCGACAGAACATATTTTCAAAATGTACTCTTTATCCTCGACGGAGACGCTGGGCGCGAATCAAAAGTCAGGATTGATAATTTTGTGTACCTCCCTGGCACAGTTCGCCCAGAGTCAGTATTCATGGACTTCTTGTGCGACGCAGACCAGGCGGCTGAATTCTGTTCACAAACTGGGGCTTTTGAATCTGGATACACCGTGCGGAACTTCGCTAGTAAAAGACATGAGATCACGTTAAAGTCACAAAATAGCGATAAAAAGGAAAGAGATTTTTACAAAGAATGGTTTGAAGAAAATATTCAAAGCTTTAACGAACTCAATCTCTTCGAATACTGGTGTAAAGCAAACTCATCACTTGTCGATGACTTTCGAAAGAAATTTAAAGACGCGTTTAACCACATCGCCAAGCGTTTACGCATAAAATTTATTAGTTGA
- a CDS encoding BRO family protein, with protein sequence MPEKENGIELFENRKIRSVWDEEREEWYFSVVDVVGALTDSANPTDYLKKMRKRDAELAAYLGTNCPQVEMLTATGKKRKTLAGNTEQILRLIQSIPSPKAEPFKLWLAQVGRERIEETIDPEQAIDRALETYLKKGYSEDWVHQRIMSIRIRNELTDEWKKRGVKKGPEYAILTDEITKSWAGMSTRQYKNLKNLKKENLRDNMTNTELVLTMLAESSTTDISREEKPRGFAESQKIARRGGHVAKVARQALEAETGKPVTTPQNAVDFRRLLTDVIEDVSSRAGSAEDDNQKVERRTRSEAKKAQKEILPPQE encoded by the coding sequence ATGCCGGAAAAAGAAAACGGCATCGAACTGTTCGAGAACCGCAAGATACGCTCCGTCTGGGACGAAGAAAGGGAAGAATGGTACTTCTCCGTTGTGGACGTGGTCGGAGCCCTGACCGACAGCGCCAATCCCACGGATTATCTGAAAAAGATGAGAAAAAGAGACGCGGAGCTTGCCGCGTACCTGGGGACAAATTGTCCCCAGGTAGAAATGCTGACGGCGACCGGGAAAAAGCGCAAAACGCTGGCGGGCAACACAGAACAGATCCTGCGCCTGATCCAGTCGATCCCATCGCCCAAGGCCGAGCCGTTCAAGCTCTGGCTCGCTCAGGTCGGCAGAGAGCGCATCGAAGAGACGATCGACCCCGAACAGGCGATCGACCGCGCCCTCGAGACCTATCTGAAAAAGGGATATTCCGAGGACTGGGTGCATCAGCGCATCATGTCGATCCGGATCCGCAACGAGCTGACCGACGAATGGAAGAAGCGGGGCGTCAAGAAAGGTCCGGAGTACGCCATTCTCACGGACGAAATCACCAAGAGCTGGGCAGGCATGAGCACTCGGCAGTATAAAAATCTCAAGAATCTGAAGAAAGAAAATCTCCGCGACAACATGACGAACACGGAGCTTGTCCTGACGATGCTGGCCGAGTCTTCCACCACGGACATTTCGCGGGAAGAAAAACCGCGGGGCTTCGCCGAAAGCCAAAAGATCGCCCGCCGGGGCGGTCATGTCGCCAAAGTAGCCCGCCAGGCGCTTGAAGCGGAAACGGGGAAGCCGGTCACGACGCCGCAGAACGCCGTCGATTTCCGCCGCTTGCTGACGGACGTCATCGAAGACGTCAGCTCCCGGGCCGGCAGTGCGGAAGATGATAATCAAAAGGTCGAACGCCGAACGCGTTCGGAAGCGAAAAAAGCTCAAAAGGAGATTCTGCCGCCGCAGGAGTAA
- a CDS encoding trypsin-like peptidase domain-containing protein, translating into MAEMRLTNPEIMTFNTVRIAYLDAHFQENGGGTGFFFHYMLSKNIGMEFIVTNKHVYQASQRGRLYFHQKIGESSALNITPPKSYDIDNWQSLWFGHPSDDVDIAILSCVDLYERENKRRPDLNIQFSDIVHDINYSFIASHLCYERSVPINVIEEIYFAGYPNLLWDKYHAMPIVRRGINATRIDVDFQNKPCFLIDASVFPGSSGSPVFILNEGFYHNGNATVLGGSRCVFLGVLSSVYQYQQPWDLITVPVAQGENVIPMFNEKMDLGYVIKAQTVIETIETWCKYNSINLIELKEQARRIEAESLLHT; encoded by the coding sequence ATGGCAGAAATGCGTCTGACAAACCCTGAAATTATGACGTTCAACACCGTGAGAATTGCGTACCTCGATGCTCACTTTCAAGAAAACGGTGGTGGCACCGGATTCTTCTTTCACTACATGCTATCGAAAAACATCGGCATGGAATTCATTGTAACAAACAAGCATGTTTACCAAGCCTCGCAGCGCGGGCGTCTTTATTTTCATCAGAAGATCGGGGAATCCTCCGCTTTGAATATTACTCCGCCTAAATCGTATGATATCGATAACTGGCAATCCTTATGGTTCGGCCATCCTTCCGACGACGTTGATATCGCGATTCTTTCCTGCGTAGATCTGTACGAGCGTGAGAACAAGCGAAGGCCAGACCTCAATATCCAATTCTCCGATATCGTTCATGATATCAACTATTCATTTATCGCTTCCCATCTCTGTTACGAACGGAGTGTGCCTATCAACGTGATCGAGGAGATTTATTTTGCAGGCTATCCGAATCTTCTGTGGGATAAGTACCACGCTATGCCCATTGTAAGACGCGGAATCAACGCCACGCGAATCGACGTTGACTTTCAAAACAAGCCCTGCTTCCTCATCGACGCCTCCGTATTCCCTGGCTCCAGCGGAAGCCCAGTATTTATCCTCAACGAGGGATTTTATCATAACGGAAACGCCACAGTCCTAGGCGGCTCCCGTTGCGTCTTTCTTGGCGTTCTTTCCTCGGTATATCAATACCAGCAACCATGGGATCTGATTACTGTGCCTGTTGCGCAGGGAGAAAATGTAATTCCAATGTTCAATGAAAAGATGGATCTTGGGTATGTAATCAAGGCACAGACCGTCATTGAAACGATCGAAACTTGGTGTAAATATAATAGCATAAATCTTATCGAGCTTAAAGAGCAAGCCCGTAGAATAGAAGCAGAAAGCCTCCTCCACACGTAA
- a CDS encoding DUF4428 domain-containing protein, giving the protein MDIVLDGEYKGKDITVKGEKLQIATGFFKSVILNSDNLKSYERTAPERFLLTVYYQDGKFSLLRGNEKTYPQMLKILSDIPEKTVDMVTPLDPASPMLIPTNISEPSFLQVIPENQRKNNDCILCGKKVGLMTRIALADGYLCPACLGKIIEGYGNEVSTVLKSTSILQLRGFAERIQNEMKEKQHERESFTPTKIANKRVLIDETNNLVKLAPKLRNFTKYKDDDFEIYRFDQIVNYELIEDGGNVASGGIGRAILGGLAFGESGAIVGAATAKKSSTCKVLQIRISIAGELRTSLVMDFMPMETKKSDLIYRDAFKEAQSTLAALDSITHNVLPIEKAQNDSFDATEELRKYKSLLDDGIITLEEFDAKKKQLLDL; this is encoded by the coding sequence ATGGATATAGTTCTTGATGGAGAGTACAAAGGCAAAGACATCACGGTAAAAGGTGAAAAACTTCAAATTGCTACTGGTTTCTTCAAATCAGTCATCCTCAATTCAGACAATCTGAAAAGTTACGAACGTACGGCCCCAGAGAGATTCCTTTTGACAGTGTACTACCAAGACGGCAAGTTTAGCCTTCTTCGCGGCAATGAAAAAACGTACCCGCAGATGCTTAAGATTCTGTCCGACATTCCTGAAAAAACCGTTGATATGGTAACCCCATTGGATCCAGCGTCGCCAATGCTTATCCCCACCAACATCTCAGAACCTTCTTTCCTGCAAGTAATACCAGAGAACCAACGCAAAAACAACGACTGCATTCTTTGCGGAAAAAAGGTTGGTCTTATGACAAGGATAGCTTTAGCCGATGGTTATTTATGCCCAGCTTGTTTAGGGAAAATTATCGAGGGATACGGCAACGAGGTTTCTACCGTCTTGAAAAGCACAAGCATCCTGCAACTTAGAGGTTTTGCCGAGCGCATTCAAAATGAAATGAAAGAAAAGCAACATGAACGAGAAAGCTTTACACCCACCAAAATAGCGAATAAACGTGTTCTTATCGATGAAACAAATAATCTTGTAAAGCTTGCCCCAAAGTTAAGGAATTTCACAAAATACAAAGACGATGATTTCGAAATCTACCGCTTTGATCAAATAGTGAATTACGAGTTAATCGAAGATGGCGGAAACGTCGCCAGTGGCGGCATTGGAAGAGCAATATTGGGAGGGCTTGCATTTGGAGAGAGCGGCGCAATCGTAGGAGCCGCAACTGCAAAAAAGAGCAGTACGTGCAAAGTCCTTCAAATCAGAATTTCGATTGCAGGCGAGCTACGCACCTCTCTCGTCATGGATTTCATGCCGATGGAAACCAAGAAATCCGATCTCATTTATAGAGACGCTTTCAAAGAAGCTCAAAGTACTCTTGCAGCTCTTGACTCAATAACACACAACGTCCTCCCGATAGAAAAAGCGCAGAATGATTCGTTTGATGCTACGGAAGAACTTCGAAAATACAAGTCGCTTCTCGATGACGGCATCATCACGCTAGAAGAATTCGACGCTAAAAAGAAACAACTTCTTGATCTTTGA
- a CDS encoding helix-turn-helix domain-containing protein — translation MTIGEQIKNFREQAHLKQKDLADLTGYSRSSIINWENGYRNPTFDVLEHIASVLHVSVHTLTGGVEDRSSIAVVPSEPPATASGKVLDALVRRLAEKDPDIVLMFAQPFTDAEVEILTGAFRGVAAMRAELKKEKERRSTTPIADDRPLGVENGKNHVS, via the coding sequence ATGACTATCGGAGAGCAGATAAAGAATTTTAGAGAACAAGCACACTTAAAACAAAAAGATCTTGCGGATCTAACTGGTTATTCGCGAAGCTCTATCATTAACTGGGAGAACGGATATAGAAATCCCACCTTTGATGTGTTGGAGCATATTGCCTCCGTGCTCCATGTTTCGGTGCACACGTTGACGGGAGGAGTGGAGGATCGGAGCAGTATTGCCGTTGTTCCTTCCGAACCGCCCGCGACTGCCTCCGGAAAGGTTTTGGACGCGCTTGTCCGCCGGCTGGCGGAAAAAGATCCCGACATTGTGCTGATGTTCGCGCAGCCGTTTACCGACGCCGAAGTGGAGATTTTGACAGGGGCCTTCCGCGGCGTTGCCGCCATGCGCGCCGAACTGAAAAAAGAAAAAGAACGACGTTCAACCACGCCGATCGCCGACGATCGTCCGCTGGGCGTGGAGAACGGGAAGAATCACGTAAGCTAA
- a CDS encoding helix-turn-helix transcriptional regulator, giving the protein MNIGSLIKDKRLTCGLSQNDLAANAGMSRSTIINFETGKRSPRVDDLKSIARALGESENYFFTLNPRGAQANGRRACAAKTAAESAPSSTRSA; this is encoded by the coding sequence ATGAATATCGGCAGTCTAATCAAAGATAAACGGCTTACTTGTGGCCTTTCTCAAAATGATCTGGCGGCAAATGCGGGAATGTCTAGGAGTACAATAATCAACTTCGAGACGGGAAAAAGAAGTCCAAGGGTTGACGATCTGAAGAGCATTGCCCGTGCGCTTGGCGAAAGCGAAAATTACTTTTTTACGCTAAACCCTCGGGGCGCGCAGGCGAATGGTCGCCGTGCCTGCGCGGCGAAGACGGCGGCCGAATCGGCGCCCAGCTCGACGCGCTCTGCTTGA
- a CDS encoding ribbon-helix-helix protein, CopG family, translating into MAKETIQIRLEPFDLEWLDKEVRRQGSSRGAVIRSLIRARKDTELPPVSEASCKRC; encoded by the coding sequence ATGGCGAAGGAAACGATACAAATTCGTCTTGAACCGTTTGATCTCGAATGGTTAGACAAAGAGGTTCGGCGGCAAGGCAGCAGCCGAGGGGCGGTTATTCGTTCTTTAATCCGCGCTCGGAAAGATACCGAGTTGCCGCCTGTTTCAGAAGCCAGTTGCAAGCGCTGCTAA
- a CDS encoding helix-turn-helix domain-containing protein, whose product MEKLKRYRQFRGLSRAELAHRVGLSTETLARYERGNREPNTTVTKRLALVLKCTPNELLGVEKEE is encoded by the coding sequence GTGGAAAAACTGAAGCGTTACAGGCAGTTTAGAGGGTTATCGCGAGCCGAATTGGCCCACCGTGTCGGACTCAGTACTGAAACCTTAGCGCGTTATGAGCGTGGTAATCGGGAGCCAAATACGACCGTAACTAAACGGCTGGCCCTAGTGCTCAAATGCACGCCGAACGAGCTGCTGGGAGTGGAGAAGGAGGAGTAG
- a CDS encoding helix-turn-helix domain-containing protein translates to MWIDLREELRKARLSRGLRQEDVAKKLGMSTRMYQHLEAGSRDGKVKHWDALEDLFGIPQRTLRS, encoded by the coding sequence ATGTGGATAGATTTGAGGGAAGAACTGAGAAAGGCTCGATTGTCACGCGGTCTCCGGCAAGAGGACGTGGCGAAAAAGCTTGGAATGAGCACTCGCATGTACCAGCACTTGGAAGCGGGGAGCAGGGACGGCAAGGTCAAGCATTGGGACGCTCTCGAAGACTTGTTTGGCATCCCGCAGCGGACGTTGCGTTCATAA
- a CDS encoding helix-turn-helix transcriptional regulator, protein MSGGESGMNVELAMSDGDIRRLGDYILDGLAKKSHKSDRVRNVEAVCKLPAEGFISEETFAEIMGIGKSTLRDQVRLGKYPKPRKVTTGRSGWAVDEVRDLIERIKKGEVFDGSDS, encoded by the coding sequence GTGTCGGGAGGTGAAAGCGGCATGAACGTCGAACTGGCGATGTCGGACGGAGACATCAGGCGTCTGGGGGACTACATACTCGACGGTTTGGCGAAGAAGTCGCACAAGAGCGACCGCGTGCGGAACGTCGAGGCGGTGTGCAAACTGCCGGCCGAAGGCTTTATCTCGGAAGAGACGTTTGCCGAGATCATGGGCATCGGCAAGAGCACGCTGCGCGATCAGGTGCGGCTGGGGAAGTACCCCAAGCCCAGGAAGGTGACGACGGGGCGCAGCGGCTGGGCAGTGGACGAGGTGCGGGACCTGATCGAGCGGATAAAGAAGGGAGAGGTGTTCGATGGAAGCGATTCATGA
- a CDS encoding helix-turn-helix domain-containing protein, translating to MDNTSFQVLDFAQPFCVIENYVLEDERLTAYDVTVYLALRSYAGARREDGSLVCWPSVETLAKKARCVRSTCFKSLAHLEDLGYLRRESRYVNNQYKKTTLYQLLPNPRAAGPSDGSDESATRTESVIRTDAVRLTDSTSPSNGRRTRFNELDSENYNPPLIPPKGGAGEAASPSEPEIPGEQRMIADSPDEALAEELTQKIQADFPRADAGKLRVAVRRWIEAYGRERVEGEIPAALLLQCEKGGRYRDPVRYIGAWLRRGRKAPPPVASRIDELFEEFWTMWPGLRDGKEGARREWRRRFSALPDAAARNGALRALEPQIEALIERAERGEDLRFLGKAQNFIRDADLAG from the coding sequence ATGGATAACACATCGTTCCAAGTGCTGGATTTCGCACAGCCGTTCTGCGTGATTGAAAATTATGTTCTGGAGGACGAACGTCTGACCGCCTACGACGTGACGGTCTATCTGGCGCTGCGCTCGTACGCCGGCGCCCGCCGGGAGGACGGTTCGCTCGTCTGCTGGCCGAGCGTCGAGACTCTCGCCAAAAAGGCGCGCTGCGTCCGCTCCACGTGCTTCAAGTCGCTGGCGCATCTCGAAGATCTGGGGTATCTGAGAAGGGAATCCAGATACGTAAACAATCAATACAAGAAGACGACGCTGTACCAATTGCTTCCCAATCCGCGCGCCGCCGGTCCGTCCGACGGATCGGACGAGTCCGCCACACGGACCGAGTCCGTTATACGGACTGATGCAGTCCGTTTAACGGACTCGACCAGTCCGTCAAACGGACGGAGAACTAGATTCAATGAACTAGATTCAGAGAACTACAATCCCCCCTTAATCCCCCCAAAGGGGGGAGCGGGGGAAGCGGCTTCGCCTTCCGAGCCGGAGATCCCGGGCGAACAACGGATGATCGCGGATTCTCCGGACGAAGCTCTTGCCGAAGAACTGACGCAAAAAATACAGGCCGACTTCCCGCGCGCGGACGCCGGCAAACTGCGCGTGGCCGTGCGGCGCTGGATCGAGGCTTACGGCCGCGAAAGGGTGGAGGGGGAGATCCCCGCCGCTCTGCTGCTGCAATGCGAGAAGGGCGGCAGGTACCGCGACCCCGTGCGCTATATCGGCGCTTGGCTGAGGCGGGGCCGAAAAGCTCCGCCGCCCGTCGCGTCGAGGATCGACGAGCTGTTCGAGGAGTTCTGGACGATGTGGCCTGGGCTTCGGGACGGCAAGGAAGGCGCGCGCCGCGAGTGGCGGCGGCGTTTTTCCGCGCTGCCCGACGCCGCGGCGCGCAACGGGGCATTGCGCGCGCTGGAACCGCAGATCGAAGCTCTGATCGAGCGCGCCGAGCGGGGGGAAGACTTGCGCTTCCTGGGCAAGGCGCAGAACTTCATCCGCGACGCCGATCTGGCGGGGTAG